A part of Aegilops tauschii subsp. strangulata cultivar AL8/78 chromosome 2, Aet v6.0, whole genome shotgun sequence genomic DNA contains:
- the LOC109784316 gene encoding uncharacterized protein isoform X2: MAGGGGGVEVRTPREMDRKLEVPSEAEILRMEIASLVNLLMEKQSDILPFDPEIARKITSLRSEIACQKLDRLNCLFSYILQRTDALCDEMASMASILAKVSVPVISYYKVFDLLNAAQRLSKISLDILHSTANADKKMADQNVEDQRTMEDKGKSSTHCFENQGTKQHVDASVTDRTTGLCKSNMETPQMAAYCPDGQMTDEEDEHFVAADPVSGLCDQPTVHSYENQSNKEYMEMIDPMTDEGQSSTETHASRMMDEGNSNNQGKSSNESKSSTKAVVMVLDSDEEHEVRGMTMEMRKYLKMLEFEEEEEEGKMTPEDLAMADQFEKELLEMEANFLKVQEQDDKDTPNWISVSHQDEAEEMEMEDRLFARRRKGWESAWGDRSDFEDMTLLSPMHFTHCTLGLIPYTASTVSALQIYSVKIVETKGKLKWPLYVYGVISARDAVDHNRNILFSRQREDYQELTLEDPFLHLTGPSRAIVAVDNVDFEIQLKVKGTTWSGDKALISRFETYPGGYREGLDTALFSNSFCTVELSFERLTETVHATILSVCVVEGWPSPFEYGGRIMCSSPPQEVKDPLSRHVVLVDSHDFDGEMPMGSAGYVDLSRHVVFVELGHNLQVVLQAYSQSGAIARQSRLTFRTKYCNISRGICEIVTLRWRLLLLGPSLSRTRLKSSKDMFDCSCGMDAME, translated from the exons ATggcgggtggcggcgggggaGTAGAGGTGAGGACGCCTCGGGAGATGGATCGGAAGCTGGAAGTTCCTTCCGAAGCAGAGATCCTGAGGATGGAGATTGCATCCCTGGTGAACCTGCTCATGGAGAAGCAGTCTGACATTCTTCCATTCGACCCTGAGATCGCGAGGAAGATCACGTCCCTGAGGAGCGAGATCGCATGCCAAAAGTTGGATCGCCTAAACTGCTTATTCAGTTACATATTGCAACGGACGGATGCCTTGTGCGACGAGATGGCATCAATGGCATCTATTCTGGCCAAAGTCAGTGTCCCCGTCATCTCCTATTACAAGGTCTTCGATCTGTTAAACGCGGCGCAGAGGTTATCTAAGATCTCCCTGGATATATTACATTCAACCGCGAATGCAGATAAAAAGATGGCTGACCAAAATGTTGAGGACCAGAGGACCATGGAGGACAAAGGCAAATCCAGCACCCACTGTTTTGAGAACCAGGGAACCAAGCAACATGTGGATGCATCTGTAACAGATCGGACAACGGGCCTTTGTAAATCAAACATGGAAACGCCGCAGATGGCTGCCTACTGTCCTGATGGCCAGATGACTGATGAGGAGGATGAACATTTCGTGGCAGCGGATCCTGTAAGTGGCCTTTGCGACCAGCCGACTGTCCACTCTTATGAGAACCAGAGTAACAAGGAGTACATGGAGATGATTGATCCCATGACAGATGAAG GCCAATCAAGCACGGAGACGCATGCGTCGAGGATGATGGACGAGGGCAATTCAAACAATCAAGGCAAATCAAGCAACGAAAGCAAATCAAGCACAAAGGCAGTGGTGATGGTGCTGGATTCCGATGAGGAGCATGAAGTGCGGGGTATGACCATGGAGATGCGCAAATATTTGAAGATGCTCGAAtttgaggaagaggaggaggaggggaagaTGACCCCGGAGGATTTAGCGATGGCTGACCAATTTGAAAAGGAGCTATTAGAGATGGAAGCCAACTTTCTCAAAGTCCAGGAGCAGGATGATAAGGACACGCCAAACTGGATCTCTGTCTCACATcaggacgaggcagaggagatggagatggaggaCAGGTTGTTTGCTAGACGCCGTAAAGGCTGGGAATCTGCATGGGGAGACCGCAGTGACTTCGAAGACATGA CCTTATTGAGTCCTATGCACTTTACACATTGCACGCTGGGACTGATCCCCTACACTGCTAGCACTGTGAGCGCCTTGCAGATCTACTCTGTCAAGATTGTTGAAACAAAGGGAAAGTTGAAGTGGCCACTCTATGTCTACGGGGTCATCTCTGCCCGAGATGCCGTAGATCACAACCGTAACATTCTCTTCTCTCGGCAAAGGGAAGACTACCAAGAACTCACTCTAGAG GATCCTTTTTTGCACCTGACTGGCCCGTCTCGGGCTATTGTGGCTGTGGACAATGTTGACTTCGAAATCCAACTTAAAGTAAAGGGCACAACATGGTCTGGTGACAAAGCATTGATCAGTCGCTTCGAGACTTACCCTGGTGGTTATCGTGAAGGTTTAGATACGGCGCTCTTCAGCAACTCCTTTTGCACAGTAGAGTTAAGCTTTGAGCGACTTACAGAAACCGTCCACGCTACTATCTTGAGTGTCTGTGTTGTTGAAGGGTGGCCGTCACCTTTTGAATATGGCGGTCGGATTATGTGCTCCTCACCACCACAGGAAGTTAAGGACCCCCTATCCAGGCATGTTGTGTTGGTTGATTCTCATGATTTTGATGGAGAAATGCCAATGGGCTCAGCTGGTTACGTTGATCTGTCAAGGCATGTTGTTTTTGTAGAACTGGGACATAACCTGCAAGTTGTCCTACAAGCTTACTCACAGTCTGGTGCCATTGCTAGGCAAAGCCGTCTCACGTTTAGGACCAAATATTGCAACATAAGTCGAGGTATATGTGAGATTGTGACTCTAAGGTGGAGATTACTGTTGCTTGGTCCCAGCTTATCAAGAACAAGATTGAAATCCTCTAAGGACATGTTTGATTGTTCTTGTGGCATGGATGCTATGGAGTAG
- the LOC109784316 gene encoding uncharacterized protein isoform X1, with translation MAGGGGGVEVRTPREMDRKLEVPSEAEILRMEIASLVNLLMEKQSDILPFDPEIARKITSLRSEIACQKLDRLNCLFSYILQRTDALCDEMASMASILAKVSVPVISYYKVFDLLNAAQRLSKISLDILHSTANADKKMADQNVEDQRTMEDKGKSSTHCFENQGTKQHVDASVTDRTTGLCKSNMETPQMAAYCPDGQMTDEEDEHFVAADPVSGLCDQPTVHSYENQSNKEYMEMIDPMTDEGQSSTETHASRMMDGGNSSSEGKSSNEGQSSTETHASRMMDEGNSNNQGKSSNESKSSTKAVVMVLDSDEEHEVRGMTMEMRKYLKMLEFEEEEEEGKMTPEDLAMADQFEKELLEMEANFLKVQEQDDKDTPNWISVSHQDEAEEMEMEDRLFARRRKGWESAWGDRSDFEDMTLLSPMHFTHCTLGLIPYTASTVSALQIYSVKIVETKGKLKWPLYVYGVISARDAVDHNRNILFSRQREDYQELTLEDPFLHLTGPSRAIVAVDNVDFEIQLKVKGTTWSGDKALISRFETYPGGYREGLDTALFSNSFCTVELSFERLTETVHATILSVCVVEGWPSPFEYGGRIMCSSPPQEVKDPLSRHVVLVDSHDFDGEMPMGSAGYVDLSRHVVFVELGHNLQVVLQAYSQSGAIARQSRLTFRTKYCNISRGICEIVTLRWRLLLLGPSLSRTRLKSSKDMFDCSCGMDAME, from the exons ATggcgggtggcggcgggggaGTAGAGGTGAGGACGCCTCGGGAGATGGATCGGAAGCTGGAAGTTCCTTCCGAAGCAGAGATCCTGAGGATGGAGATTGCATCCCTGGTGAACCTGCTCATGGAGAAGCAGTCTGACATTCTTCCATTCGACCCTGAGATCGCGAGGAAGATCACGTCCCTGAGGAGCGAGATCGCATGCCAAAAGTTGGATCGCCTAAACTGCTTATTCAGTTACATATTGCAACGGACGGATGCCTTGTGCGACGAGATGGCATCAATGGCATCTATTCTGGCCAAAGTCAGTGTCCCCGTCATCTCCTATTACAAGGTCTTCGATCTGTTAAACGCGGCGCAGAGGTTATCTAAGATCTCCCTGGATATATTACATTCAACCGCGAATGCAGATAAAAAGATGGCTGACCAAAATGTTGAGGACCAGAGGACCATGGAGGACAAAGGCAAATCCAGCACCCACTGTTTTGAGAACCAGGGAACCAAGCAACATGTGGATGCATCTGTAACAGATCGGACAACGGGCCTTTGTAAATCAAACATGGAAACGCCGCAGATGGCTGCCTACTGTCCTGATGGCCAGATGACTGATGAGGAGGATGAACATTTCGTGGCAGCGGATCCTGTAAGTGGCCTTTGCGACCAGCCGACTGTCCACTCTTATGAGAACCAGAGTAACAAGGAGTACATGGAGATGATTGATCCCATGACAGATGAAGGCCAATCAAGCACGGAGACGCATGCGTCGAGGATGATGGACGGGGGCAATTCAAGCAGCGAAGGCAAATCAAGCAATGAAGGCCAATCAAGCACGGAGACGCATGCGTCGAGGATGATGGACGAGGGCAATTCAAACAATCAAGGCAAATCAAGCAACGAAAGCAAATCAAGCACAAAGGCAGTGGTGATGGTGCTGGATTCCGATGAGGAGCATGAAGTGCGGGGTATGACCATGGAGATGCGCAAATATTTGAAGATGCTCGAAtttgaggaagaggaggaggaggggaagaTGACCCCGGAGGATTTAGCGATGGCTGACCAATTTGAAAAGGAGCTATTAGAGATGGAAGCCAACTTTCTCAAAGTCCAGGAGCAGGATGATAAGGACACGCCAAACTGGATCTCTGTCTCACATcaggacgaggcagaggagatggagatggaggaCAGGTTGTTTGCTAGACGCCGTAAAGGCTGGGAATCTGCATGGGGAGACCGCAGTGACTTCGAAGACATGA CCTTATTGAGTCCTATGCACTTTACACATTGCACGCTGGGACTGATCCCCTACACTGCTAGCACTGTGAGCGCCTTGCAGATCTACTCTGTCAAGATTGTTGAAACAAAGGGAAAGTTGAAGTGGCCACTCTATGTCTACGGGGTCATCTCTGCCCGAGATGCCGTAGATCACAACCGTAACATTCTCTTCTCTCGGCAAAGGGAAGACTACCAAGAACTCACTCTAGAG GATCCTTTTTTGCACCTGACTGGCCCGTCTCGGGCTATTGTGGCTGTGGACAATGTTGACTTCGAAATCCAACTTAAAGTAAAGGGCACAACATGGTCTGGTGACAAAGCATTGATCAGTCGCTTCGAGACTTACCCTGGTGGTTATCGTGAAGGTTTAGATACGGCGCTCTTCAGCAACTCCTTTTGCACAGTAGAGTTAAGCTTTGAGCGACTTACAGAAACCGTCCACGCTACTATCTTGAGTGTCTGTGTTGTTGAAGGGTGGCCGTCACCTTTTGAATATGGCGGTCGGATTATGTGCTCCTCACCACCACAGGAAGTTAAGGACCCCCTATCCAGGCATGTTGTGTTGGTTGATTCTCATGATTTTGATGGAGAAATGCCAATGGGCTCAGCTGGTTACGTTGATCTGTCAAGGCATGTTGTTTTTGTAGAACTGGGACATAACCTGCAAGTTGTCCTACAAGCTTACTCACAGTCTGGTGCCATTGCTAGGCAAAGCCGTCTCACGTTTAGGACCAAATATTGCAACATAAGTCGAGGTATATGTGAGATTGTGACTCTAAGGTGGAGATTACTGTTGCTTGGTCCCAGCTTATCAAGAACAAGATTGAAATCCTCTAAGGACATGTTTGATTGTTCTTGTGGCATGGATGCTATGGAGTAG